One window of Microtus pennsylvanicus isolate mMicPen1 chromosome X, mMicPen1.hap1, whole genome shotgun sequence genomic DNA carries:
- the LOC142841748 gene encoding olfactory receptor 10A5-like, giving the protein MGNVTMVKEFLLLGFGSFHGLQFFLFGTFLGIYVMTLLGNILILTVTSIDRSLQTPMYFFLSNFSFLEIWYTTSIAPKMLKTLLSGQEAISFAGCVAQFYFFGSMAVAECFLLAAMSYDRYLAICSPLQYPSLMNLHMCILLAGGSWLGGFITPVVTVTMTFQLQFCASNEIDHFFCDLAPVLKLACSDPEEVEKATFLMASFVTMVPFLLTVASYINIVDAVLRIPSAAGKQKAFSTCSSHLIVVTLYYGTLGTVYAIPAATQATALNKVFSLLYTVVTPMVNPIVYSLRNKDVKRAAQRLLSQWKRAMKT; this is encoded by the coding sequence ATGGGTAATGTGACCATGGTAAAAGAATTTCTCCTTCTGGGATTTGGAAGCTTCCATGGCTTacagtttttcctttttggaaCATTTCTTGGCATCTATGTAATGACCTTACTGGGGAATATTCTCATCCTTACAGTAACTTCCATTGACCGCAGCCTCCAaacccccatgtacttcttcctgtcCAATTTCTCCTTCCTTGAGATCTGGTATACAACCTCCATTGCTCCTAAGATGCTGAAGACCCTTCTCTCTGGTCAGGAGGCAATTTCTTTTGCAGGATGTGTGgctcagttttatttctttggctCCATGGCTGTCGCTGAATGCTTTCTCCTGGCAGCCATGTCTTATGACCGATACCTTGCTATCTGCAGCCCACTTCAGTACCCTTCTCTCATGAACCTCCACATGTGTATCTTGCTTGCAGGCGGATCTTGGCTGGGTGGCTTTATAACTCCTGTTGTCACTGTCACTATGACTTTCcaacttcagttttgtgcatccAATGAGATTGATCATTTCTTTTGTGACCTTGCCCCAGTGCTCAAGCTAGCTTGCTCTGATCCTGAGGAAGTAGAAAAAGCAACTTTCCTCATGGCCTCCTTTGTCACCATGGTGCCCTTCCTGCTTACTGTAGCCTCCTATATAAACATTGTGGATGCTGTCCTCAGGATACCATCAGCTGCGGGAAAACAAAAAGCTTTTTCTACATGCTCCTCCCACCTCATCGTTGTCACTCTGTACTACGGAACTCTGGGAACAGTGTACGCTATCCCCGCAGCGACACAGGCCACTGCCCTAAACAAAGTCTTCTCACTGCTCTACACTGTGGTCACTCCCATGGTCAATCCCATTGTGTACAGCCTGAGAAACAAGGATGTTAAAAGGGCAGCACAGAGACTTCTGAGCCAGTGGAAGCGCGCCATGAAGACCTAA